In one Magallana gigas chromosome 7, xbMagGiga1.1, whole genome shotgun sequence genomic region, the following are encoded:
- the LOC105347143 gene encoding uncharacterized protein produces MQAASEQMESDMGEADPAFKKAREEYSEIGYSPTLTKEQLKMTILLRRVSEGKDEPEIEKTSDIKHPLSKEEMNRIAARRKCNRVSAQKSREKKKQETQEIFQTVKEHELRKKDLEAKVSEMESEKAKMLKILSESFSQQQQTVITPVDVMGLVNFILQNGAVDGQIQSDISSTNIQNQTEPPTPNTFNVAGMNCTQTTSDFNIQTGESFRGHLSHELCDLEGRGSTDLSCCSDFEMAQCSNNFVFNHDFLADDY; encoded by the exons ATGCAGGCGGCAAGCGAACAGATGGAAAGTGATATGGGTGAGGCGGATCCAGCATTTAAAAAGGCGCGTGAGGAGTATAGCGAGATCGGCTATTCTCCCACCCTTACAAAGGAACAGTTGAAGATGACCATTTTGTTGAGGCGCGTGTCTGAGGGGAAAGATGAGCCGGAAATTGAAAAAACTTCGGACATTAAACACCca cTTTCAAAAGAGGAAATGAATCGAATTGCAGCCAGGAGAAAATGCAACAGAGTATCTGCGCAAAAATCTCGTGAAAAGAAAAAACAGGAAACTCAGGAAATATTTCAA ACAGTGAAAGAACATGAGCTGCGAAAGAAGGATCTGGAGGCCAAGGTGTCTGAAATGGAATCGGAAAAAGCCAAAATGCTGAAAATCTTAAGTGAATCATTTTCACAACAGCAGCAGACAGTGATAACACCGGTGGATGTGATGGGTCTCGTGAATTTTATCCTTCAAAATGGCGCTGTTGATGGCCAAATTCAGAGTGACATTTCCTCAACAAATATACAGAATCAAACAGAACCACCTACGCCAAATACTTTCAATGTTGCAGGAATGAACTGCACTCAGACTACCTCAGACTTTAACATACAAACCGGTGAAAGCTTCAGAGGTCACCTCTCTCATGAACTTTGTGACCTTGAAGGTCGAGGGTCAACAGATTTATCTTGTTGTTCCGACTTCGAGATGGCTCAGTGTTCCAACAATTTTGTCTTCAATCATGATTTTCTCGCTGACGATTACTGA